In Gossypium raimondii isolate GPD5lz chromosome 12, ASM2569854v1, whole genome shotgun sequence, a single window of DNA contains:
- the LOC105763635 gene encoding probable sodium/metabolite cotransporter BASS4, chloroplastic: protein MAGTIQSLILTPPSIVTSPFPCRKTCCLFSRSLRINPPRRSISTLIISRKPSDEIHGSDLANGLNWTKPLMNFASNNFLPLALTSGVAFGLVNPTLGCLADKCNLSKFSTFGIFVVSGLTLRSDAIGAAVKAWPVGLFGLSSILFFTPYFSRIILLIPLQPQEFVTGLAIFSCMPTTLSSAVALTQLAGGNSALALAMTVLSNLLGILIIPFSISKFIAVGVGVYVPTAQLLKSLVLTLLVPLILGKVLRESSRGLANFVDHNRRLFSKINAVFLSLVPWMQVSRSRSLLIMVKPAAFIVAIGMGMLLHLGLLAFNALAIRSLSAVSGGHKSIFSKKENAQAALLVASQKTLPVMVAVVQQLGGAFGESGLLVLPCVAAHLIQIVLDSFLANFWLRKELSSNTAKVA, encoded by the exons ATGGCGGGAACCATCCAATCCCTAATTTTGACGCCTCCGTCCATCGTCACCAGCCCGTTTCCTTGCCGGAAAACTTGCTGTCTCTTCAGCCGTTCCCTCAGAATCAATCCTCCTCGCCGTTCCATTTCAACACTTATCATTTCCCGTAAACCGTCCGATGAG ATACATGGTTCAGATTTGGCTAATGGATTAAATTGGACAAAACCTTTAATGAATTTTGCCTCCAATAATTTTCTTCCCCTAG CACTTACCAGTGGAGTAGCATTTGGACTTGTAAATCCTACCCTTGGTTGTCTTGCTGATAAATgtaatttgtcaaaatttagcACTTTTGGGATATTTGTTGTCTCAG GTTTGACTCTGCGTAGTGATGCAATTGGTGCTGCTGTGAAAGCATGGCCTGTAGGACTTTTTGGGCTA AGCTCCATCCTATTTTTTACACCGTACTTTTCAAGGATAATATTGCTAATTCCACTTCAACCTCAGGAGTTTGTTACag GACTAGCAATATTTAGCTGTATGCCAACAACATTATCAAGCGCAGTTGCACTTACTCAG CTTGCTGGGGGGAACTCAGCACTCGCTCTTGCAATGACGGTGCTATCTAATTTGCTAGGAATCTTGATT ATTCCATTTTCCATCTCAAAATTCATAGCTGTTGGAGTTGGTGTGTATGTTCCAACTGCACAACTACTTAAAAGTCTTGTTCTCACACTTTTGGTTCCTTTGATCTTGGGGAAG GTTTTACGAGAATCTTCTAGAG GATTGGCAAACTTCGTTGACCATAACCGTAGACTTTTTTCGAAGATCAATGCTGTCTTCCTCAGCTTA GTGCCATGGATGCAAGTGAGCAGGTCAAGGTCGCTTCTGATTATGGTTAAACCTGCAGCTTTTATTGTAGCTATTGGGATGGGAAT GCTTTTACACCTCGGTCTATTAGCTTTTAATGCACTTGCTATAAGGAGCCTGTCAGCCGTCTCTGGTGgtcataaatcaattttttctaaGAAAGAAAATGCCCAAGCAGCTTTGCTTGTTGCAAGCCAG AAAACTCTACCTGTAATGGTGGCTGTTGTGCAGCAGCTTGGTGGTGCATTTGGTGAATCTGGTTTGCTGGTTCTACCCTGTGTTGCTGCACATTTAATTCAG ATTGTCTTGGATTCCTTCCTGGCTAACTTCTGGCTTCGAAAAGAGCTCTCATCAAATACTGCCAAGGTAGCCTGA